From a region of the Thermodesulfobacteriota bacterium genome:
- the radC gene encoding DNA repair protein RadC, with product MKKIKNIPEFDRPREKMGQKGAKALSNLELLAVLLGTGIKDKDVFKVAKDILNLTNESFDNITLEKLKNIDGIGLAKACQIVAAFEFSKRFLVKEGIKVKNVDDVIHLTEGLKDKRQEYFLSLTLDGASNLIQKRTVFIGTLNKSIVHPREIFADAISDRAAGIIFVHNHPSGNVEPSKEDIAGFFQ from the coding sequence TTGAAAAAGATCAAAAATATTCCAGAATTTGATAGACCTCGTGAGAAGATGGGACAAAAAGGAGCAAAAGCACTTTCAAATCTTGAGCTCTTAGCGGTTTTGCTTGGTACGGGCATAAAGGACAAGGATGTGTTTAAAGTTGCGAAGGATATTTTAAATTTGACAAATGAAAGTTTTGACAATATTACCCTTGAGAAGTTAAAGAATATAGATGGTATAGGTCTAGCGAAGGCATGTCAGATAGTAGCGGCATTTGAATTCTCAAAAAGATTCCTCGTGAAAGAAGGAATAAAAGTTAAAAATGTAGACGATGTTATACATTTAACGGAAGGATTAAAAGATAAAAGGCAGGAATATTTTTTAAGTTTAACTCTTGATGGTGCGTCTAATTTAATTCAGAAAAGAACAGTATTCATAGGAACTCTAAACAAAAGCATTGTCCATCCGAGGGAGATATTTGCAGATGCAATTAGCGACAGAGCTGCGGGAATAATTTTTGTCCACAACCATCCTTCAGGTAATGTAGAACCAAGTAAAGAAGACATTGCGGGATTTTTTCAATAG